The window CAACAAATGCAATCTGATACGATGACACAAAAATTAATTAATGGTGGAGATGTCGATTTACACGAAGTAATGATTGCTTCTCAAAAAGCAAGTGTTACATTAGGTGCAACAATTGAAATTCGTAACAAAGCAGTAGAAGCTTATCAAGAAATTATGCGAATGAGTGTATAATTATTTGGTCTAACGAAACATAAATTGTTGGGCATTCACTATAACCGGAGGAT is drawn from Solibacillus sp. R5-41 and contains these coding sequences:
- the fliE gene encoding flagellar hook-basal body complex protein FliE → MAINAVSFMSPTQSVNEINTINKQVTSADAQETFANALKDAISNVNAQQMQSDTMTQKLINGGDVDLHEVMIASQKASVTLGATIEIRNKAVEAYQEIMRMSV